Proteins found in one Drosophila innubila isolate TH190305 chromosome X, UK_Dinn_1.0, whole genome shotgun sequence genomic segment:
- the LOC117784109 gene encoding uncharacterized protein LOC117784109, whose protein sequence is RSIWSRNQTRPICDDFAEQPNIMDSQLELAINGESCGYHTCSSAASTNSSKQQQLYRTQDMELADETHTLATAVGNLEWEMFMMQHAQRLMPKTSSPISQRRDLRADLNSKSYHKWRNYLQSTPAHMLHNVSHIPEAIAGHFCPTDFPAFSDLEEMESAAKRYKVDTEATKSLPHLQIQNTISTDL, encoded by the coding sequence CGCAGCATTTGGAGTCGCAATCAAACGCGTCCCATATGCGATGATTTTGCCGAGCAACCGAACATAATGGACTCACAACTGGAATTGGCGATTAATGGAGAATCGTGTGGTTATCACACATGCAGCAGTGCCGCCTCCACAAACAGCtccaagcagcaacaactctaTCGCACTCAGGACATGGAGCTGGCAgatgaaacacacacacttgcaacGGCTGTGGGCAATTTGGAATGGGAAATGTTTATGATGCAACACGCGCAACGCCTGATGCCAAAAACATCGTCACCAATTTCTCAGCGTCGTGATCTCAGAGCTgatttaaattcgaaatctTATCATAAATGGCGCAACTATTTGCAGAGCACACCGGCACACATGTTGCACAATGTCAGCCATATACCGGAGGCCATAGCCGGACACTTTTGTCCCACGGATTTTCCGGCTTTCAGTGATCTGGAGGAAATGGAAAGTGCGGCCAAGCGTTATAAAGTCGATACAGAGGCGACAAAAAGTCTGCCACAtttacaaattcaaaacaCAATAAGCACAGATCTTTAA
- the LOC117784123 gene encoding protein nullo has translation MGSTQSSSSRKQDDSMPSNCICCLSPRPAVFKQLFQKLRRTLRRHLRPSKNRCGDFQRRCAARTALLRPMPRCSSFGSCGTLLTPTKRGKNDKKRKTTTPTDSHYAQWKCMFEHASGNGKQVVATAQRPHDISEALSGQTTPRGFPSHTDARRCPLPPLADQQPLYDCVGEIKVRRRLSFRLVRRMTARQRAAQAKLEAQLQRELCDLEDYYGGFHYARGNERRI, from the exons ATGGGAAGCACACAGTCGTCGAGTTCAAGGAAGCAGGATGACAGCATGCCGagcaattgcatttgctgcCTTTCGCCACGCCCAGCCGTATTCAAGCAGTTATTCCAGAAGTTACGCCGTACTTTGAGGCGTCATCTGCGACCCAGCAAGAATCGCTGTGGCGACTTTCAGCGACGCTGTGCCGCACGCACCGCCCTGTTGCGTCCCATGCCCAGATGCTCGTCCTTTGGTAGCTGTGGCACTTTGTTGACGCCCACAAAGCGTGGCAAGAACGACAAGAAGAGGAAGACGACCACGCCCACGGACAGTCATTATGCGCAGTGGAAATGCATGTTCGAGCATGCATCCGGTAACGGTAAACAAGTTGTGGCAACTGCCCAACGACCCCATGACATTAGCGAAGCCTTGTCGGGACAAACGACGCCACGGGGATTCCCCTCGCACACAGATGCCCGTCGCTGTCCACTTCCCCCCCTGGCGGACCAACAACCGCTCTACGATTGTGTGGGTGAGATTAAGGTGCGTCGTCGTCTCAGCTTCCGTCT CGTGCGACGCATGACAGCCCGACAGAGGGCGGCACAAGCGAAGCTGGAGGCGCAGTTGCAACGGGAACTGTGCGATTTGGAGGATTATTATGGAGGATTTCACTATGCACGAGGCAACGAAAGgcgcatttaa